From a region of the Calliphora vicina chromosome 4, idCalVici1.1, whole genome shotgun sequence genome:
- the LOC135958631 gene encoding piggyBac transposable element-derived protein 3-like — MSRKGGLTEDDIFAEILNSDLEDFSSDDECVDATWELPVVTNDLADQESDNEEEFNALSETPPESSQTANRRDIWKKRPFENQLESSSYATADTNTPIETPYHYFSVYFNDEFLEKVTEYTNRYHVAEKGKALGASVAEMKNFFGIIIAMGCIRYPRLRMYWEKTTRLPIVADTMSRDRFFLLRMCLHVVDNNEVTDAEKQSNVFWKINPLLERVRSACRNIPRKCNANYSIDEQMIPFTGRCPVRQSLPNKPRGVGLKNEVLTTSEGLVLDFEIYQGKTTPLPCSNLGLGPGFVLRLAETLPEGSKLFFDRYFTTIPLLQALLKRGIYATGTIMRNRIKNVHFTNEKHMKRGDMEEFCHSEDNIVVVQWKDSKSVILASSAYGCGPVEHVKRWEKKEKRYVEVPAPRIVREYNKCMGGVDVCDQLMESYRSFFKTRKWTLKVFIHFIDLVCCNAWMQYRDHCKINSQLRKNTHDLLSFKIALAKQLVAIDTKKNNEYESEDEDEEPQNVAKKYRPSEQPCQDKRLDGYKHWPLEHDLSSARCCRLAGLQLSLI; from the exons ATGAGTCGAAAGG GTGGACTAACTGAAGACGATATCtttgctgaaattttaaattcagatTTGGAAGATTTTAGTAGTGATGATGAGTGTGTGGATGCAACTTGGGAATTACCAGTTGTAACAAATGATTTGGCAGACCAGGAAAGCGACAATGAAGAAGAGTTCAATGCTCTATCAGAGACACCACCAGAGTCAAGTCAAACTGCCAATCGTCGtgatatttggaaaaaaagaccgTTTGAGAATCAGTTGGAAAGCAGCTCTTATGCAACTGCGGACACAAACACACCTATAGAGACCCCTTATCATTATTTTTCCGTGTATTTCAATGATgagtttttagaaaaagttaCGGAGTACACAAACAGGTACCATGTGGCCGAGAAGGGCAAAGCACTGGGAGCATCAGTAgctgaaatgaaaaatttttttggaatcatCATTGCGATGGGCTGCATTCGCTATCCAAGGCTTCGCATGTACTGGGAGAAAACCACAAGACTCCCTATTGTAGCTGATACCATGAGTCGTGATCGATTCTTTCTCTTGCGCATGTGTCTACATGTGGTGGACAACAATGAAGTAACAGATGCAGAGAAACAATCAAACgtgttttggaaaataaatccGTTACTTGAACGTGTTAGATCTGCTTGTAGAAATATTCCAAGAAAATGTAATGCTAATTACTCAATAGACGAACAAATGATACCATTTACTGGTCGGTGCCCTGTTAGACAAAGCCTTCCAAATAAACCTAGAGGAGTGGGATTGAAAAACGAAGTTTTAACAACCTCTGAGGGGCTGGTCCTTGATTTTGAGATTTATCAGGGCAAGACTACACCACTTCCATGCTCAAATTTAGGATTAGGACCAGGCTTTGTTTTGCGTTTGGCTGAAACACTTCCTGAAGGATCCAAACTGTTTTTTGACCGTTATTTCACGACAATACCACTACTACAAGCACTGTTGAAACGTGGAATTTATGCTACTGGAACAATAATGAGGAATAGAATAAAAAACGTACATTTCACGAATGAGAAACACATGAAAAGGGGTGATATGGAGGAATTTTGTCATAGTGAAGACAATATTGTCGTGGTGCAGTGGAAGGATTCAAAGTCGGTAATTCTTGCATCTTCAGCTTACGGGTGTGGCCCAGTTGAACACGTGAAACGCTgggaaaaaaaagagaaaaggtATGTGGAAGTTCCAGCTCCTAGAATCGTCAGGGAATACAACAAGTGTATGGGCGGCGTTGATGTTTGCGATCAATTAATGGAATCGTACAGGTCATTTTTTAAAACACGAAAATGGACTTTAAAAgtgtttatacattttattgatCTTGTGTGCTGCAACGCCTGGATGCAATACAGAGATCACtgtaaaataaattctcaactTCGAAAAAATACCCAtgatttattaagttttaaaatagcATTAGCTAAACAGCTAGTAGctatagatacaaaaaaaaataatgaatatgaATCTGAAGATGAAGATGAAGAACCCCAAAATGTTGCCAAAAAATATCGTCCATCCGAACAACCATGCCAAGACAAAAGACTTGATGGATATAAACACTGGCCTCTTGAGCATGATTTGTCATCAGCAAGATGCTGCCGACTTGCCGGAT